The genomic window CAAGCTATGGCAAAAAGTCCTGGATGACAGAGACTTCCGGAGAAAATTCAGAATGGCTTGCTCCTGTATCCGGTTTTCCTTCTAACGGTGGGTGGAGTATAGCATTGAAGTTGCACCAGGCGCTCACTGTTGGAATGCAGAGCGCTTGGTTGTATTGGAATTTTACTGAAGAAGCAGGAACCGCAAATGTAGGTGATCAATCTCTGACCACTGTTGCTTTGGGAGAGAACAGTCCCAAATATGCTGCATTCAAACATTTTTGCAAGTGGATCCGCCCTGGATATCAAAGAACAGAAATGAACTCTAATAGTACACAGGTAGTGGCTAGTTCCTTCGTTGACCCACAGAATCTCAACTGGACATCAGTACTCATTAATACATCGACTGTCAACCAAGCTGTGATCGTTCGGCGACAAGGTTCAATACCTTTGAAAGGGAGATTCCGATTCATTTCCAGTGATTGCGGAAAGTTGTTGGATACTTTTGGATTAATTCCTACTAATGGAGATTTGACCTTCTCCATGAAACCTTTTAGCGTGATAACAATAAATGGAAAGTTGGATCAGACAACGGATTCGGAAATAGCTGACAAATCAAATGTACTTAGCTGTAAAATTTTAGATGGAAAATTAGTTTGCAACGGTAAAATTAATTTGTCTGAAATCAAAAAACTAAGACTGTACAATTTACATGGTGCAAAGCTGATGGAAATGAATTATTGCGGTCTTTCCGAAATGCAGAATAGGGTTTCTTTTGAGGCGGAGCTTCCGGAAATGAATTCAGGTATGTATTTCTTGGAATTTGTTTGTGGAGCTCGTTCCCACATACAGAGAATCGTTTACCCTTGATTTTATTGACCCCATCTGAATGATTGGATGTTTATTCCGGCAAGATGGAGTGCTCGATCTGTGACGGTACTAGCCAGATCATCCATGCTCTGTGGCTTACTATAGAATGAAGGAATTGCAGGACAGATTATAGCACCGGCCAAGGTAAGTTGTTTCATATTTTCGATATGGATCAAACTAAAAGGTGTTTCACGCAGTATCAGGATAAGTTTTCGCCGTTCTTTCAGCATCACATCTGCTGTCCGACTCATGAGATCATCGGATAGCCCTTGGGCGGCTTTAGCCAGAAAACCTGCGCTGCAAGGACAAACAATCATGGCTGAATAGTCGGAAGAGCCGGAAGCAGATCCCTCAAAAAAGTCATTTCTGTCCGCAATATGAAATCCAAAACTCTGAGGATCAACACCGGTATTTTCCAGTTCCCAGTTGACTAGGCCGTTTTTGGAAAAAATGACCGAAACCGCTACATTTTCCAATGTAGCAAGCTTTTGAAGCAACACTCTGGCATAAATTGAGCCACTTGAACCTGAAATGCCAACCACTATTTTATTCTTCATCAACTCTCAAAACAAATTAATATGTACAATGATCACTAAAGCTATTTTTTGCAGTTAAGATATGTCGAGTGATACAACTTATTTTAATCGGAGATTTGGTTTTGGGTACCAAAATGAGAATTAAATCGGAAAATAAATAAAAGAATTTTAATGTGACCGGATGGACGGCGATGTGAAAACCGAGTGAACTGAACAAAACTTTGCCCGGCATAGCAGTCACTCTCAAGTGAGTAATCTTGAGTTTTCAAAAACCCAGATTTTGCAGTCAATTCGTTTCGTAATAGATTTTCAATTGTAGAATCCGGGATAAATTTCATTTTGACCAACTTGAAGGAAGAAAGAGAAACTGTAAAATTTGGGTTAAATCACTTCCGCTACAACGAATATACTCCCTGTTACCAGAATTAAATCGTCTTTTTTTGAAGAAAGTTTAGCATATTGCAATGCTTTACGGACGCTGGAATATGATCTCCCTTCCAAGCCATGGCCCGAGGCTTGTTGTTGTAATTCTGCTGCATCTAAACCACGAGGAATATTTGCTTTACAGAAATAATACTGTGCATCTTTAGGAAAGTAATTCCATAAATGATCAAGTGATTTATCTTTGACAAATCCGCACACAATGTGCAACTTTCGAAAGGATATTTTGGCTATTTGTTCGAAGGTCAAACGTATCCCATCCTCATTATGTGCACTTTCACATAATACACGAGGATGATGCTTGCTCAACCAGTGGAATCTTCCCATGATTTTCGTTAGGGAGACGCAGTTCTCCAGAGCAAATCTGACTTTGGCAGGAGAAAATTTATAATTCTGATTTTGGTGTAGCAAGGCATATGCGGCAATAGCAGTTCTGATATTTTCCTGTTGATAAATCCCCTGTAAGTCAGGTACGAGTTCGATATCCAGGTTCGGTTTTTTCATATGAATCAGAGACCTGAATTCTGATGTGGCAGACCGAAGAAAATTGTGCTCTAACATTTCTTCTGCGTAATAAAGTTGAGCTTCCCGTGATGCTGCCACTTCCTCAAAAACCCTTTGCGTCTCCTCTTGCTTTCGGCCTATCAATACAGGAGTTTTGTTTTTGATGATACCCGCTTTTTCGGCAGCAATGAGTTGTAAAGATTCACCTAAAATGTCCGTATGATCTTTGCTAATATTGGTGATGATGCTGAGCAATGGTAGTATGACATTTGTTGAGTCGAGTCTGCCGCCCAATCCCGTTTCGATGACAGCGATATCAATATTCTCTTTTGCGAAATGATCAAATGCCATCACTACAGACAATTCAAAAAATGAAGGTTGTATTTCTGCCATAACTTCACGGTTTCGCTGGAGAAAGTCGATAACTCTCCTTTGGGGAATATATTCGCCATTGATTTTAATACGTTCCCT from Saprospiraceae bacterium includes these protein-coding regions:
- a CDS encoding UbiX family flavin prenyltransferase gives rise to the protein MKNKIVVGISGSSGSIYARVLLQKLATLENVAVSVIFSKNGLVNWELENTGVDPQSFGFHIADRNDFFEGSASGSSDYSAMIVCPCSAGFLAKAAQGLSDDLMSRTADVMLKERRKLILILRETPFSLIHIENMKQLTLAGAIICPAIPSFYSKPQSMDDLASTVTDRALHLAGINIQSFRWGQ
- a CDS encoding bifunctional folylpolyglutamate synthase/dihydrofolate synthase, which encodes MYQQLPMFHRIGTAAYKKDLTNTLALCSANDQPHLKFPTVHIAGTNGKGSVSHLIAALLQSHGYKTGLYISPHYRDFRERIKINGEYIPQRRVIDFLQRNREVMAEIQPSFFELSVVMAFDHFAKENIDIAVIETGLGGRLDSTNVILPLLSIITNISKDHTDILGESLQLIAAEKAGIIKNKTPVLIGRKQEETQRVFEEVAASREAQLYYAEEMLEHNFLRSATSEFRSLIHMKKPNLDIELVPDLQGIYQQENIRTAIAAYALLHQNQNYKFSPAKVRFALENCVSLTKIMGRFHWLSKHHPRVLCESAHNEDGIRLTFEQIAKISFRKLHIVCGFVKDKSLDHLWNYFPKDAQYYFCKANIPRGLDAAELQQQASGHGLEGRSYSSVRKALQYAKLSSKKDDLILVTGSIFVVAEVI